From Borrelia sp. RT5S, the proteins below share one genomic window:
- a CDS encoding LysM peptidoglycan-binding domain-containing protein, producing MITPFKILELRRSIKHLIFKIKGLGIFLWIISSLGLHANFKHEVVKGDTLYSISLKYRVPIRDLKRVNSLSSDSIRLGLVLIIPKLSDGHEIVKKNVEKPGISNDGSIGSKIHVVKANDTVEAIAKQYGVKEKELLAWNGLSTKPVKFASKLVVSEPDFLKPYVVKKGDSLSQLALDFNISIQDIIRLNSLEDQNLIIGQKLYLKKASGNINFHYVKRGETLGKIAYIYGVTSKHLVNLNGEKAINLKADSILEVSKTIEESSVGSGNVRPAIEKSSKDFMLHEVSVGETLYSIARKYGVLIEELKRWNNLSGNNISYKQELKIYDKQKESNVASKDLRDSVEQISNSGSKVRALANVPSTKNKKLDLSFSNVLDRRDFFDVSALVVLDPKIPIFEVNGDFYYWYKPRKISQPSEFYSEDWRSPLNAYKKASQLFQSFESLVKTRPVKNNKLKNKLIIIDPGHGGLDPGAIVKAKDGLGNEIFVVEDEYVYDIALRLYVYLKEYGANVELTILAPDHLIRDSVSANNTFVNVKNEVYNDYDLNKNDTVDSWISGTQEGLKKRLSVVRKFVNKYKKIDEKDILYISLHADNSVGAPRSMGFYYQYEDGKSSDLHSKAAIEKITQGFKRSFYIKGQNLYVLKNNIVRTKFLVEVRNLAFDEDAWAIRFAKLRDQDSKMLADSIFKILS from the coding sequence ATGATTACGCCGTTCAAAATATTGGAGTTAAGGAGAAGTATTAAGCACCTAATTTTTAAGATTAAAGGACTTGGTATTTTTTTGTGGATCATAAGTTCCCTGGGTTTACATGCGAATTTTAAGCATGAGGTGGTTAAAGGGGATACCCTGTATTCTATTTCTCTTAAGTATAGAGTTCCAATAAGAGACCTTAAAAGGGTAAATAGTCTTAGTTCTGATAGTATTAGATTGGGGCTTGTATTAATTATTCCAAAGCTCTCCGATGGGCATGAAATTGTTAAGAAGAACGTTGAAAAGCCTGGTATTAGTAATGATGGTAGTATTGGTTCAAAAATTCATGTTGTAAAAGCTAATGATACTGTTGAGGCAATAGCAAAGCAGTATGGGGTTAAAGAGAAGGAGTTGCTTGCTTGGAATGGTTTAAGTACTAAACCTGTTAAATTTGCCTCTAAGCTAGTTGTAAGTGAGCCTGATTTTTTAAAGCCATATGTAGTTAAGAAAGGTGATTCACTGTCCCAGTTAGCTCTGGATTTTAATATTAGTATCCAAGACATCATAAGATTAAATTCTTTAGAGGATCAAAATTTAATAATCGGGCAGAAATTATATTTAAAGAAGGCCTCTGGTAATATTAATTTTCATTATGTAAAGAGGGGCGAAACTCTTGGTAAGATTGCATATATTTACGGTGTGACCTCAAAGCATCTAGTTAATCTTAATGGAGAGAAGGCAATAAACTTAAAAGCAGATTCCATTTTGGAGGTTTCAAAGACTATTGAAGAGAGTTCGGTAGGCTCTGGGAATGTGAGGCCGGCAATAGAAAAGAGTAGTAAGGATTTTATGTTACATGAGGTATCTGTTGGGGAAACCCTATATAGTATTGCACGTAAATATGGAGTTTTGATTGAAGAACTTAAGAGATGGAATAATTTAAGTGGAAATAATATTTCTTATAAACAAGAACTTAAAATTTACGACAAACAAAAAGAATCTAATGTTGCTAGTAAAGATTTAAGAGATTCTGTGGAACAGATTAGTAACTCTGGAAGTAAAGTTAGAGCTCTTGCAAATGTTCCTTCTACTAAGAATAAAAAGTTGGATTTAAGCTTTTCCAATGTTTTAGATAGGAGGGATTTTTTTGATGTGAGTGCTTTGGTGGTTCTGGATCCTAAAATACCTATATTTGAAGTTAATGGAGATTTTTATTATTGGTATAAACCCAGGAAAATAAGCCAACCAAGTGAATTTTACTCGGAGGATTGGCGCTCGCCTCTTAATGCTTATAAGAAGGCAAGTCAGCTTTTTCAAAGTTTTGAAAGTCTTGTTAAGACCAGACCAGTTAAGAACAATAAGCTTAAAAATAAATTAATAATTATTGACCCTGGCCATGGGGGGCTTGATCCTGGTGCCATTGTTAAGGCAAAAGATGGCCTTGGTAATGAAATTTTTGTTGTTGAAGACGAATATGTTTATGATATTGCCTTAAGGCTTTATGTGTATCTTAAAGAGTATGGAGCTAATGTTGAGCTTACTATTTTAGCTCCCGATCATTTAATTAGAGACAGCGTATCTGCTAATAATACATTTGTTAATGTTAAGAATGAAGTTTATAATGACTATGATTTAAACAAGAATGATACAGTTGATTCTTGGATAAGCGGGACCCAGGAAGGTTTAAAGAAAAGGCTATCCGTTGTTCGTAAATTTGTAAATAAGTATAAAAAGATCGATGAGAAAGATATTCTCTATATTAGCTTACATGCCGATAATAGTGTAGGAGCTCCTCGGAGCATGGGATTTTATTACCAATATGAAGATGGGAAGAGTTCGGATTTGCATTCTAAGGCTGCTATTGAAAAAATCACACAGGGGTTTAAGAGAAGTTTCTATATTAAGGGACAAAATCTTTATGTGCTGAAGAATAATATTGTTAGGACTAAATTTTTGGTTGAAGTTAGAAATTTGGCATTTGATGAAGATGCTTGGGCAATCAGGTTTGCTAAGTTAAGAGACCAAGATTCTAAGATGCTTGCGGATTCTATTTTTAAAATCTTGTCTTAG
- the rnmV gene encoding ribonuclease M5, which translates to MVEGKDDARRLKEIFECTVIETGGLHISTETIKVLKRALATNGIIIFTDSDKAGDLIRKQILRRLKYSNQDNIKHALLESENKEVEMSSRLEIMKALKKVTTFYARGAKEGLTLSDLIELGLTGSQSRERREKVQQHFQLGNGNNKRLLERINYFRIKREEIEEIIHQKKQNSPRRT; encoded by the coding sequence GTGGTTGAAGGTAAAGATGATGCTAGGAGACTAAAAGAAATATTTGAGTGTACTGTAATTGAAACTGGTGGACTTCACATTAGCACAGAAACTATCAAAGTACTAAAGCGAGCACTAGCAACAAATGGAATAATTATCTTTACTGATAGCGATAAGGCAGGAGATTTAATTAGGAAACAGATACTCAGAAGGCTAAAGTATTCAAATCAGGACAATATTAAGCATGCTCTTCTTGAAAGTGAAAATAAAGAGGTTGAGATGTCCTCTAGACTTGAAATAATGAAAGCTTTAAAAAAAGTGACCACTTTCTACGCAAGAGGAGCTAAAGAGGGCCTAACCTTAAGTGATTTAATAGAGCTCGGACTCACAGGAAGCCAATCTAGGGAAAGAAGAGAGAAGGTACAACAACACTTTCAATTAGGAAATGGTAACAACAAAAGACTACTTGAAAGGATAAACTATTTTAGAATCAAACGAGAAGAAATAGAAGAGATAATTCACCAAAAAAAACAAAACTCCCCCAGAAGGACTTGA
- a CDS encoding M18 family aminopeptidase encodes MDDQTLDISYFRNLLDTSITPYHLVNYIEQKLVHYLNASELRLDDKWILKTGCYYIKKEGTSLIAFNINTDKIQEPFLIAGAHSDSPGLKLKIESIKNKGNVFSNHIEVYGGPIISTWTDRDLTLAGVVYFNKDGMVNSELITIENIGIIPNVAIHLNRRINEGFAYDTHENIIVITSIQKSIKEIILEKLNISEKDFLSCDLLFTASEASKIIGSEGEFLSSKNLDNKSGCHAIMNAFVHTNNNKNKVAVFFDNEEIGSLTSRGADSQLLTEVLERIDYALNLGREEHLIKLNKSFHISMDAAHGVHPGYTDKHDPQYEVSLGKGVTIKSNANFKYATTANGCAKLKSLAMKNNIQVQEIILKANVNAGTTIGPITNAQTGIETIDIGTPMWAMHSLRETIAISDHINAIKLLRSFFENWN; translated from the coding sequence ATGGATGATCAAACCTTAGATATTTCATATTTTCGAAATTTATTAGATACAAGCATAACCCCATATCATCTAGTAAATTACATTGAACAAAAATTAGTACATTACCTTAATGCTAGTGAATTAAGACTTGATGATAAGTGGATCTTAAAAACAGGATGTTACTACATTAAAAAAGAAGGCACATCTCTTATTGCATTTAACATTAATACCGATAAAATACAAGAACCGTTTTTAATAGCAGGGGCACACTCTGACAGCCCTGGGTTAAAACTTAAAATAGAGTCTATAAAGAATAAAGGGAATGTATTTTCAAATCACATTGAGGTTTATGGGGGACCAATCATTTCAACTTGGACTGACAGAGATTTAACCCTAGCAGGAGTTGTGTATTTCAATAAAGATGGGATGGTTAATTCAGAACTAATAACGATCGAAAACATTGGCATTATACCAAATGTTGCAATTCACCTAAACCGCAGGATTAATGAAGGATTTGCGTATGATACCCATGAAAATATTATAGTTATTACTAGCATCCAGAAAAGCATTAAGGAAATAATTCTGGAGAAACTCAACATATCGGAGAAAGATTTCCTATCTTGTGATCTACTCTTTACAGCGTCTGAAGCCTCTAAAATCATTGGTAGTGAAGGTGAATTTTTGTCATCAAAAAATCTTGATAACAAATCTGGATGTCACGCCATCATGAACGCATTCGTGCATACAAACAACAATAAAAACAAAGTGGCTGTGTTTTTCGACAATGAGGAAATTGGGTCTTTAACTTCAAGAGGAGCTGATTCACAACTATTAACAGAAGTATTAGAAAGAATTGATTATGCTTTAAACTTGGGAAGAGAAGAACACTTAATAAAGCTAAACAAATCATTCCACATTTCAATGGACGCTGCGCATGGTGTGCATCCTGGATACACGGATAAACACGACCCACAGTATGAAGTAAGCCTAGGGAAAGGTGTGACGATTAAAAGTAATGCTAATTTTAAATATGCAACAACAGCAAATGGCTGTGCAAAACTTAAATCGTTGGCCATGAAAAATAACATTCAAGTTCAAGAAATAATATTGAAAGCAAATGTTAATGCCGGAACCACAATTGGACCTATTACAAACGCTCAAACAGGTATTGAAACCATAGACATTGGAACCCCAATGTGGGCAATGCACTCTTTAAGAGAAACAATCGCGATATCGGATCACATAAATGCAATCAAATTGCTCAGATCATTTTTTGAAAATTGGAATTAA
- a CDS encoding fructose-specific PTS transporter subunit EIIC → MKHLFSENLILLNYEAKSKDDVIEKMASMLFENGYLRDKKTFIDNIRKREETNGTGLEEHIAMPHAKGSFVKKHGIAILRVTGDGFDFDASDSKLSKLFFMMAVPEEITGNTHIKVISSLNNVFNNNALREEIMNTDDKDRFLNILLGSSTNETTNNSSSANFILAVTACPVGIAHTYMAADSLRRAAAELNVEIKVETNGSSGIDNPITEEEIIRAKGIIIASGKTVQKERFNGKPLIEVSVKDGIHKAKELIENILENKAQIYESKLVQVKNEHNMKANGSYKHLMNGVSFMLPFVVSGGIIIAISFMFGIKAFDPSDPSYHKIADILMQIGGNNAFFLMIPILAGYISFSIAERPGLAPGMVTGLMMSKGDAGFLGGILAGFIAGYVTLGVKSISRKIVPQTLSGINPVLIYPFFSVLVSSFLVYILLAPIAFINISITNMLNTLSGMNMAILGALLGGMMAVDMGGPVNKAAYAFGIAMITAHNYIPHASIMAGGMIPPLGVALATSIFSSKFSKEEKETGKVCYFLGACFITEGVIPLAAADPLKVIPACILGSSIGGFLSALFEVKLMAPHGGIFILPIATNPLMWIISILIGSVVTALSLGFMKRDEG, encoded by the coding sequence ATGAAGCATTTATTCTCTGAAAACTTAATATTGTTGAATTATGAAGCTAAAAGCAAAGACGATGTCATTGAAAAAATGGCATCTATGCTTTTTGAAAACGGATACCTGCGGGATAAGAAGACCTTCATAGACAACATAAGAAAACGAGAAGAAACAAATGGAACGGGCCTTGAAGAGCACATTGCAATGCCACATGCAAAGGGCAGCTTCGTTAAGAAACACGGAATCGCCATATTGCGAGTTACAGGCGATGGATTTGATTTTGATGCTTCTGATTCAAAACTCTCAAAATTATTCTTCATGATGGCTGTCCCTGAAGAGATTACTGGGAATACTCATATTAAGGTAATATCTTCACTTAATAACGTATTCAACAATAATGCTTTAAGAGAAGAAATTATGAATACAGACGATAAAGATAGGTTTTTAAACATCCTTTTAGGTAGTAGCACAAATGAGACAACCAATAACTCTAGCTCTGCGAATTTTATCCTAGCCGTAACGGCTTGTCCTGTGGGAATTGCTCATACATACATGGCAGCTGATAGTCTCAGACGTGCCGCTGCTGAACTAAATGTAGAGATAAAAGTAGAAACTAATGGCTCTAGTGGGATTGATAATCCAATAACAGAAGAAGAAATAATAAGAGCAAAGGGCATAATAATTGCTTCTGGAAAAACTGTCCAGAAGGAAAGGTTTAATGGCAAACCACTAATTGAAGTTAGCGTGAAAGATGGCATACACAAAGCAAAAGAACTTATTGAAAATATTCTTGAAAACAAAGCACAAATTTATGAAAGTAAACTTGTGCAAGTAAAAAACGAGCACAACATGAAAGCAAACGGATCGTATAAGCATTTAATGAATGGTGTCTCATTTATGCTTCCCTTTGTAGTCTCAGGGGGTATAATAATTGCAATATCATTCATGTTCGGGATTAAAGCATTTGATCCTAGTGATCCAAGCTATCATAAGATAGCAGACATTTTAATGCAAATTGGCGGCAATAATGCCTTTTTCTTAATGATTCCAATACTTGCCGGCTACATTTCATTCAGCATAGCAGAGCGTCCTGGGCTTGCTCCTGGTATGGTTACAGGACTCATGATGAGTAAGGGAGATGCTGGTTTCCTTGGTGGAATACTGGCAGGATTTATTGCAGGTTATGTAACTCTGGGGGTAAAGTCAATAAGCCGCAAAATCGTACCTCAAACTTTAAGTGGAATAAACCCTGTTTTAATCTATCCTTTCTTCTCAGTACTAGTATCAAGTTTTTTGGTATATATCTTACTAGCGCCTATTGCATTTATTAATATATCAATAACAAATATGCTAAACACACTTAGTGGTATGAATATGGCAATACTTGGTGCTTTGTTAGGTGGTATGATGGCAGTAGATATGGGAGGGCCCGTGAACAAAGCGGCGTATGCATTCGGGATTGCAATGATAACCGCCCACAATTATATTCCTCACGCAAGCATAATGGCAGGCGGAATGATCCCCCCTCTTGGAGTAGCACTTGCAACCAGTATTTTCAGCAGCAAGTTCTCAAAAGAAGAGAAAGAAACTGGTAAAGTTTGCTATTTTCTAGGCGCATGTTTTATTACAGAAGGAGTAATCCCATTAGCAGCAGCAGACCCCTTAAAGGTTATACCTGCCTGCATACTGGGCTCATCCATAGGCGGCTTTCTATCTGCACTATTTGAAGTAAAACTCATGGCCCCACATGGGGGAATTTTCATCCTCCCAATAGCTACTAACCCCCTAATGTGGATAATATCCATCCTGATAGGAAGTGTAGTAACAGCGCTATCACTGGGATTTATGAAAAGAGATGAGGGTTGA
- the pfkB gene encoding 1-phosphofructokinase, with the protein MIYTLTLNPAVDYKIVVDGFREGCLNRSLMSNFFAGGKGINVSSVLKNFGTESIAFGFVGGFTGDYIEHSLDLLGIKHDFVRIREHTRVNIKMMSNKEETEINGNSPVILKDDLKLLISKLEQLDDGILIMSGSIPRSIGHSAYNEIGKHISDKVRLIVDTSGMALQEAIGLKPFLIKPNIRELEEILGIKLTSVEDIIKAGHKLINEGIQNIIVSMGLEGAVFVGAQDAYLAIVPRADSPSTIGAGDSVVAGFVYAHHNGKSFCDSFKFGVASGTATALKGQLCSLDDVKDALSKIRIKQIFPKLPKNKGEQQTTRRKK; encoded by the coding sequence TTGATATATACTCTAACTCTCAATCCTGCTGTTGATTATAAAATAGTTGTGGATGGTTTTCGTGAGGGATGTCTTAATCGCTCTCTTATGAGCAACTTTTTTGCAGGCGGGAAAGGGATAAATGTAAGTAGCGTGCTTAAAAATTTTGGCACAGAAAGCATAGCTTTTGGGTTTGTGGGTGGATTTACTGGTGATTATATAGAGCATTCTCTTGATTTGCTAGGAATAAAGCATGACTTCGTAAGGATAAGAGAGCACACTAGGGTAAATATTAAAATGATGTCTAATAAAGAAGAGACAGAGATTAACGGAAATTCACCTGTAATACTTAAGGATGATTTAAAGCTTTTGATTTCAAAATTGGAACAATTAGATGATGGTATACTGATAATGTCTGGTAGCATTCCAAGATCGATTGGACATAGTGCATATAACGAGATAGGTAAGCACATTTCTGACAAGGTTAGATTGATTGTTGACACCAGTGGGATGGCTTTACAGGAAGCTATAGGACTTAAACCTTTTTTAATAAAGCCGAATATTAGGGAACTTGAGGAGATTTTAGGTATTAAGTTAACTTCTGTTGAAGATATAATCAAGGCTGGGCATAAATTAATAAATGAGGGTATCCAAAATATTATAGTTTCAATGGGATTAGAAGGAGCTGTTTTTGTAGGAGCACAAGACGCTTATTTAGCTATTGTTCCAAGAGCTGATTCCCCCAGTACGATTGGGGCAGGGGATTCTGTTGTAGCCGGATTTGTATATGCTCACCACAACGGGAAATCCTTTTGTGATTCTTTCAAGTTCGGAGTCGCATCAGGTACCGCAACAGCACTAAAGGGACAGCTTTGTAGTCTTGATGATGTTAAAGACGCTTTAAGCAAAATCAGAATCAAGCAGATCTTTCCAAAACTCCCCAAAAACAAAGGAGAACAACAAACCACACGAAGAAAAAAGTGA
- the recD gene encoding exodeoxyribonuclease V subunit alpha: MRNYLVLREFLKDNKRNYLNPELKICELIEILNINIENYYKSHLLIGNIKDGMYEELTIFLIFLFNYLSKGHLRANISLLIDNIAKTIENAYLELEEEDKFYRKSIQILEGLKQFTRITKINEIVLCLKQRNIIKDLNLNEKITTPLILESNTNIYTQKNFREEEELIKKIDERIKNSKSKISKQTVQNIMTNLNTKGLNKEQVSSIGKSLKSNFFILSGGPGTGKTTTIGYILKAIDIGLDTKQKVALIASTGKASQKLKSSLKETFKNLETEYGTVHKLLKISFINKDYKYNEKNPLDFDIIIVDETSMVDASTFLKLLKAVHINTKLIITGDKNQLPSISGGNVYASLVKIKDINNENVEILKKNFRSNQEINLLAEAIYKENEDLIFTQINNGNSMLLKDINKISIENELLNYTTTLYENISGFNLKLLTDEKIESILNILINKTILCSRNLGKFGTKRINESIKTHLKKIHGNLVGQIILITQNDYKNDLFNGERGILFKENSKIYALFKRDNEKYKKINFNLLNKYELSFATTIHKSQGSEYESVVIIIEDHPFLTKELLYTAVTRARKSIKIISSQDIIKNVSRKTVDRDSKIWEYIHTLK, encoded by the coding sequence ATGAGAAATTATCTAGTCTTAAGAGAATTCTTAAAAGATAATAAGAGAAATTACTTAAATCCCGAACTTAAAATCTGTGAACTAATTGAAATACTAAATATAAATATAGAAAATTATTACAAATCACATCTACTGATAGGTAACATCAAAGACGGAATGTATGAAGAGCTTACTATATTTTTAATATTCTTATTCAATTATCTTTCTAAAGGACATTTAAGAGCTAATATCAGCTTACTAATAGACAATATTGCAAAAACAATAGAGAATGCTTACCTTGAACTTGAAGAGGAAGATAAATTTTATAGAAAATCAATACAAATACTGGAAGGACTTAAACAATTTACAAGAATAACCAAAATCAACGAAATAGTATTATGTTTAAAGCAACGCAATATAATAAAAGATCTTAATTTAAATGAAAAAATAACAACTCCTTTAATACTAGAAAGCAATACTAATATTTACACTCAAAAAAATTTCAGGGAAGAAGAAGAATTAATTAAAAAGATAGACGAAAGAATCAAAAACAGCAAGAGTAAAATTAGCAAACAGACAGTACAAAATATCATGACGAATTTAAATACTAAAGGCTTAAACAAAGAGCAAGTAAGCTCAATTGGAAAATCTTTAAAAAGTAACTTTTTTATTCTAAGCGGAGGTCCTGGTACAGGAAAAACAACAACCATCGGTTACATTCTAAAAGCAATTGATATTGGTTTAGACACCAAGCAAAAAGTAGCACTCATAGCATCAACTGGAAAAGCAAGTCAAAAGCTGAAATCGAGCTTAAAAGAAACATTTAAAAATCTTGAAACAGAATATGGTACGGTACACAAATTATTAAAAATTTCATTTATCAATAAAGATTACAAATACAATGAAAAAAATCCTTTAGATTTTGACATAATCATAGTTGATGAAACATCTATGGTAGATGCAAGCACTTTCTTAAAGTTACTCAAGGCAGTCCATATAAACACAAAACTTATAATAACAGGGGATAAAAATCAGCTTCCATCAATATCTGGGGGCAACGTGTATGCAAGTCTTGTTAAAATAAAAGACATAAACAATGAAAATGTAGAAATACTTAAAAAAAATTTCAGAAGCAACCAAGAGATTAACTTGCTAGCAGAAGCAATATATAAAGAAAACGAAGATTTAATCTTTACCCAAATTAATAATGGTAACAGCATGCTTTTAAAGGATATAAACAAAATAAGCATAGAAAATGAATTACTCAATTACACAACAACCCTATATGAAAATATATCCGGCTTTAATCTTAAATTATTAACAGATGAAAAAATAGAATCAATTCTTAACATTTTAATCAACAAAACTATTTTATGCTCAAGAAATCTTGGGAAATTTGGAACAAAAAGAATAAATGAAAGCATAAAAACTCATTTAAAAAAAATTCATGGTAATTTAGTTGGACAAATAATTCTTATTACTCAAAATGACTATAAAAATGATTTATTTAATGGAGAAAGAGGAATTCTCTTTAAAGAAAATTCTAAAATTTACGCTTTGTTTAAAAGAGATAATGAAAAATATAAAAAAATAAATTTTAACTTACTAAATAAATATGAACTTAGCTTTGCTACAACAATACATAAAAGCCAAGGTTCTGAATATGAAAGTGTAGTAATCATAATAGAAGATCATCCCTTCTTAACAAAAGAACTACTCTATACCGCAGTAACTAGAGCTAGGAAAAGCATAAAAATAATATCAAGCCAAGATATCATTAAAAATGTTAGCCGAAAAACAGTAGACAGAGATTCAAAAATATGGGAATACATACATACATTAAAATAA